The Spirosoma foliorum genome has a window encoding:
- a CDS encoding 3-keto-disaccharide hydrolase: MRQPSLLISFLLLTSLCLGQSRPGQSKLGQSKTKSDNWIQLFNGKDLKDWSVKITGHPLNDNYGNTFRVEDGKMVVRYDQYTAFDEQYGHIFYKKPFSAYLLVVEYRFVGDQVKGGPGWAIRNSGAMLHGQAPETMGLKQDFPISMEMQLLGGDGQHERHTANLCTPGTNVVLDGKLFTPHCIDSNSKTYPGDQWVHAEALVLGDSLLKHIVEGDTVLTYAKPQIGGGNVIHYDSAVKKDGQLLDKGYISLQSESHPVEFRKVSLFDLSPYMHKPKQLAAILKQLQTRSK; this comes from the coding sequence ATGCGCCAACCCTCATTACTCATCAGTTTTCTATTGTTGACTAGCTTATGCCTAGGTCAGTCCAGACCGGGTCAGTCCAAACTGGGTCAGTCCAAAACAAAATCCGACAACTGGATTCAACTCTTCAACGGCAAAGACCTCAAGGATTGGTCGGTGAAGATTACGGGCCACCCGCTCAACGATAATTACGGAAACACGTTTCGGGTTGAGGATGGTAAAATGGTTGTCCGCTACGACCAGTACACTGCCTTCGATGAGCAATACGGCCATATTTTTTACAAGAAGCCATTCTCGGCTTATCTGCTTGTTGTGGAATATCGATTCGTGGGCGATCAGGTAAAGGGTGGTCCAGGCTGGGCGATTCGTAACAGTGGAGCCATGCTACATGGACAAGCGCCCGAAACGATGGGCCTGAAACAGGATTTTCCGATTTCGATGGAGATGCAACTGCTGGGCGGAGACGGTCAACATGAACGGCACACGGCCAACCTTTGCACACCCGGTACCAACGTTGTGCTGGATGGCAAACTCTTTACTCCTCATTGTATTGATTCAAACTCAAAAACCTATCCCGGCGATCAGTGGGTTCATGCCGAAGCGTTGGTTCTGGGCGATTCTCTGCTAAAGCACATCGTTGAAGGCGATACGGTGCTGACTTACGCCAAACCACAAATAGGAGGGGGCAACGTCATTCATTACGACTCCGCTGTTAAGAAGGACGGACAATTGCTCGATAAGGGCTACATCTCCCTACAAAGCGAAAGCCACCCCGTCGAATTTCGTAAAGTGTCCCTGTTCGATTTA